CCTATATCGCCTACGTTTTCCGNTCCGTCCCCGGTTTTTCGGAGGTGTTCAGCTTTGAGGGCAACGGCTCCAACGCAGGGCCGAGAGCAAATCTGGGTTTTCTGCCCCTGGCCATGCTGGGGAAAAATGCAACTGCCACGCAGGACTGGTTTTTCGTTTCCTCTGACATGGACGGAGGCCGGAACAATATTGAGCGATGGGTTGAGGGCAACACGGTTGAGCAGGCGTTCGGCTCGCCCGGGCTGTTTTCGTTCTTCTCGGGTGGCTTCGACGTCATAAACTCGTCGTCGCTGATTGACGGCAACGGCGACACCATCGTCGGCATCGCATGGGCGGCGCAGCCTTTCAAATATTCCAACGCATTCTAGGAGGTTTATCATGTGGAGATATCCGGACAACACCTTTCGACAGACCCCGCCCGCGCAGGTGGTGCAGGGTGGCAGCGTCCGCCTTTTTGCGGATCTGACCCGCGAGGAGCGCGCAACGCTTGGCTACCACGAGGCGCGGCCGTTGCGGCGCGAACCGTTCACCAGCTACGTCACTGAGTGGTTGCTGGGCGAGGATCTGATCCTGCGGGAGCAGATCGTGGAGGCCGTGGTGGACGAGGCGGCGAGGCGTGAGCATCAGGCGAACGGAATCCGCAAGGAACGGGACCGGCGCATCGAGGAAGTCATGTGGCGCGTGCAGCGTTTTGAATCGGAGACGCGGCTGGGGTTGACGCCCTGCGACGACATCGCGGCTCTGGACGCCTATGTGCAGGCGCTGCGGGATGTGCCCCAGCAGGTGGGGTTTCCGGAGATCGTGGAGTGGCCTGCAAAAACATAAGAAAAGGCCCCCGGCTTAAGCCGGGGGCCTTTTTGAAATCATGGGTGGATACAGGCAGGAACCTAGAAATCGTAGCGGAGACCGAGGCCCATGCGGTGGGAACGGTATTCAGCTTCGAACAGACCGTAGTCCAGCTTTTCAAGACCGGCCATGAACTTGTAATCGGCCTGCACGCTCCAGTTCTCATCGATACGGTAGCGCAGACCGGCGATGGGCTGCACCAGAGGAATGCTCGCGGTATCGGAGAAGTCGTCACCTTCGAGGTCCAGCTCGCCATAGGACCAGCCGTAACCGAAGCCGAGACCACCGTAGACGCTCAGCGGGCAATCTTCCTTGAGCTGATATTCGTAAAGAGCATTCACCATCAGCGCGGTCATATCGAATTTGCCG
The Desulfovibrio oxyclinae DSM 11498 DNA segment above includes these coding regions:
- a CDS encoding phage tail assembly chaperone, with the protein product MWRYPDNTFRQTPPAQVVQGGSVRLFADLTREERATLGYHEARPLRREPFTSYVTEWLLGEDLILREQIVEAVVDEAARREHQANGIRKERDRRIEEVMWRVQRFESETRLGLTPCDDIAALDAYVQALRDVPQQVGFPEIVEWPAKT
- a CDS encoding outer membrane protein, giving the protein MKKVLLALTMVLVVATAANAGQHYVSGSVSTQYLMDSDISSNDSATNAELREADAKIESGWGWGLSAASGYQWESGIRVELEGSYFSSDLDKVTSNIGNLDVGGKFDMTALMVNALYEYQLKEDCPLSVYGGLGFGYGWSYGELDLEGDDFSDTASIPLVQPIAGLRYRIDENWSVQADYKFMAGLEKLDYGLFEAEYRSHRMGLGLRYDF
- a CDS encoding DUF7483 domain-containing protein, giving the protein MSAAVANSEIWGDVKPNSLAFTVGNNSTVNAPAETYIAYVFRSVPGFSEVFSFEGNGSNAGPRANLGFLPLAMLGKNATATQDWFFVSSDMDGGRNNIERWVEGNTVEQAFGSPGLFSFFSGGFDVINSSSLIDGNGDTIVGIAWAAQPFKYSNAF